A single window of Methylobacterium nodulans ORS 2060 DNA harbors:
- a CDS encoding alpha/beta fold hydrolase produces MAETIDLQRRRLVAAATGAFAATGLGFIGTASARSGRGASAGLPSIEAGTHTSFGALKQIDAGDLSVGYAEAGPATGAPVLLLHGWPYDIHSYVDVAPALAAAGYRVIIPYLRGYGTTRFRSQATPRNGQQAALAVDILNLMDALKIEKAIIAGYDWGARTANIIAALWPERCKALVSVSGYLIGSQELNAKPLPPKAELQWWYQFYFATERGRDGYGRYTRDFVRLIWELASPQWHFDDATFDRSAPAFENPDHVSVTIHNYRWRLGLADGEEKYAELEKKLATFPVITVPTITLEGDANGAPHPDPAVYARKFSGRYEHRLITGGIGHNLPQEAPQAFARAVVDVDGF; encoded by the coding sequence ATGGCTGAAACGATCGATCTGCAGCGTCGGCGGCTGGTCGCAGCAGCGACGGGAGCTTTTGCGGCGACCGGTCTCGGATTCATCGGAACAGCCAGCGCGCGTTCCGGTCGTGGCGCGTCCGCTGGTCTTCCAAGCATCGAGGCGGGCACGCACACCTCGTTCGGTGCGCTCAAGCAGATCGATGCGGGAGACCTCAGCGTCGGCTATGCCGAAGCCGGGCCGGCGACCGGAGCGCCCGTCCTGCTGCTCCACGGCTGGCCCTACGACATCCATAGCTACGTCGACGTTGCGCCGGCCCTCGCGGCTGCAGGCTATCGCGTGATCATCCCGTATCTGCGGGGCTATGGCACCACGCGCTTCCGGTCCCAGGCGACGCCGCGGAACGGCCAGCAGGCGGCGCTCGCCGTCGATATCCTCAACCTCATGGACGCGCTCAAGATCGAGAAGGCGATCATCGCCGGATACGATTGGGGCGCGAGGACGGCCAACATCATCGCGGCGCTCTGGCCGGAGCGCTGCAAGGCGCTGGTGTCGGTGAGTGGCTACCTGATCGGCAGCCAGGAGCTCAACGCGAAGCCGCTGCCTCCCAAGGCCGAACTCCAGTGGTGGTACCAGTTCTACTTCGCCACCGAACGCGGCCGGGACGGCTACGGGCGCTACACCCGCGACTTCGTTCGACTGATCTGGGAACTGGCGTCGCCGCAGTGGCACTTCGACGACGCCACCTTCGACCGCTCGGCGCCTGCATTCGAGAATCCGGATCATGTCAGCGTCACGATCCACAACTACCGGTGGCGGCTCGGGCTCGCGGACGGTGAGGAGAAGTATGCCGAGCTGGAGAAGAAGCTCGCCACCTTCCCGGTCATCACGGTGCCGACGATTACGCTGGAAGGAGATGCCAACGGAGCGCCTCACCCGGATCCGGCCGTCTATGCCAGGAAGTTCTCAGGCCGGTACGAGCACCGCCTAATCACGGGCGGCATCGGCCACAATCTTCCGCAGGAGGCACCGCAGGCCTTCGCCAGGGCGGTGGTCGACGTCGATGGCTTCTGA
- a CDS encoding cytochrome c biogenesis protein DipZ: MTLFVISYLAGVLTILSPCILPVLPFVFARSDQPFSRSTLPMLIGMVATFASIATLAAVGGSWAVHVNEAGRAVALALLALFSVTLLSRRAAAVLTAPVVRLGSDLSDRAGRQAAGAAGSSLLLGMATGLLWAPCAGPILGLVLTGAALRGADVETTLLLATYAAGAATSLAVAALAGGSVLAAMKRWLGVGERLRQGLGLAMLAALAAVALGSDTGLLARLSFATTTKLEQALVDGLGGATASTGAVQDADAARSADATPGRYRSRLPVEGRFPSLDGAVQWLNGGPQTVYQLRGKVVLVHFWTYSCINCIRTIPFVRAWAETYRDKGLVVIGVHAPEFAFERNLDNVSSAIQKFSLSYPVAVDNDFRLWRAFRNSYWPALYFIDAEGRVRHHHFGEGEYARSERVIQDLLAEAAGHRNADARLTAPGAHGAELAPDLRRLRSGETYLGHAKAENFVSPEGVEPDAARDYTSGQPRLNEWSLAGNWTVLPEQAGLNRAGGAITYRFRARDLHLVLGPGPAGRPVRFVVTLDGEAPGADHGADVDRSGHGVVSEARLYQLVRQTGDVGERTFAIRFLDPGVEAFAFTFG; this comes from the coding sequence ATGACCTTGTTCGTCATCTCCTATCTGGCCGGCGTGCTGACCATCCTCAGCCCCTGCATCCTTCCAGTCCTGCCCTTCGTCTTCGCACGTTCGGACCAGCCGTTTTCCAGGAGCACGCTGCCGATGCTCATCGGGATGGTCGCGACCTTCGCCAGCATCGCAACGCTGGCCGCCGTCGGCGGAAGCTGGGCGGTTCATGTCAACGAGGCGGGTCGCGCCGTGGCCCTGGCGTTGCTGGCGCTGTTTTCCGTGACCCTGCTGTCGCGGCGGGCCGCGGCGGTTCTCACCGCTCCTGTCGTGAGGCTGGGCAGTGACCTGTCCGACCGAGCCGGAAGGCAGGCCGCCGGCGCTGCGGGGTCCTCGCTGCTGCTCGGGATGGCCACCGGGCTCCTCTGGGCGCCCTGTGCGGGACCGATCCTCGGCCTCGTTCTGACGGGCGCGGCTCTGCGCGGCGCCGATGTGGAGACGACTCTGCTTCTCGCCACCTATGCGGCGGGCGCCGCGACCTCGCTGGCGGTGGCAGCCCTCGCGGGTGGATCGGTTCTGGCCGCCATGAAGCGATGGCTCGGGGTCGGCGAGCGCCTCCGACAGGGACTCGGTCTGGCCATGCTGGCAGCCCTCGCCGCCGTCGCGCTCGGCTCCGATACCGGTCTTCTGGCCCGCTTGTCCTTCGCGACAACGACCAAGCTCGAACAAGCGCTCGTGGATGGCCTGGGCGGCGCCACAGCGTCGACCGGCGCCGTACAGGATGCCGATGCCGCGCGGTCGGCGGATGCGACGCCCGGGCGCTATCGCAGCCGCCTGCCGGTTGAGGGCCGCTTCCCGTCCCTCGACGGCGCCGTCCAGTGGTTGAACGGCGGGCCGCAGACGGTCTACCAGCTCCGCGGCAAGGTGGTCCTGGTCCACTTCTGGACCTACTCGTGCATCAACTGCATCCGGACCATCCCCTTTGTCCGAGCCTGGGCGGAGACCTATCGGGACAAGGGACTCGTCGTGATCGGCGTTCATGCGCCCGAGTTCGCGTTCGAGCGGAACCTCGACAACGTATCGAGCGCAATCCAGAAATTCAGTCTCTCATATCCCGTGGCGGTCGATAACGACTTCAGGCTCTGGCGCGCGTTCCGCAACAGCTATTGGCCAGCCTTGTATTTCATCGATGCGGAGGGCCGCGTCAGGCATCATCACTTTGGAGAGGGCGAGTACGCGAGATCCGAGCGCGTCATCCAGGACCTCCTTGCCGAGGCGGCCGGGCATCGGAACGCCGACGCGCGCTTGACCGCGCCGGGCGCCCATGGAGCCGAGCTCGCGCCCGATCTGAGGCGTCTCCGGTCCGGGGAAACCTACCTCGGACACGCGAAGGCGGAGAATTTCGTCTCGCCGGAGGGTGTCGAGCCGGACGCCGCGCGGGACTACACGTCAGGGCAGCCGCGCTTGAACGAATGGAGTCTCGCCGGCAACTGGACCGTCCTGCCGGAACAGGCCGGGCTCAACCGCGCGGGCGGCGCGATCACCTATCGCTTCAGGGCACGGGATCTTCATCTGGTGCTCGGCCCCGGCCCAGCCGGGAGGCCGGTTCGCTTCGTGGTGACGCTGGACGGCGAAGCGCCGGGTGCAGACCATGGCGCCGATGTCGACCGCAGCGGCCATGGCGTCGTCTCGGAGGCTCGGCTCTACCAGCTCGTGCGCCAGACGGGCGATGTCGGGGAGCGCACCTTCGCGATCCGCTTCCTCGATCCCGGAGTCGAGGCGTTCGCCTTCACCTTCGGGTGA
- a CDS encoding response regulator, which yields MDHVDHVLIVDDDREIRELVSGYLKKNGLRVTVAADGRQMRSFLDADRVDIIVLDIMLPGDDGLVLCRELRAGKHKTTPIVLLTARSDETDRIVGLEMGADDYLVKPFAARELLARIKAVLRRTRMLPPNLQVTEVAQLLTFGAWQLDTTARHLLDATGTVVALSGAEYRLLRVFLDHPQRVLSRDQLLNLTQGREAELFDRSIDLLVSRLRQRLRDDAREPTYIKTVRSEGYVFAMPITIAKTRS from the coding sequence ATGGACCATGTCGACCATGTTCTGATCGTCGACGACGATCGCGAGATCCGTGAGCTGGTCTCCGGATATCTGAAGAAGAACGGATTGCGGGTGACCGTCGCCGCGGACGGGCGGCAGATGCGGTCCTTTCTCGACGCCGACCGTGTCGACATCATCGTCCTCGACATCATGCTGCCCGGGGATGACGGCCTCGTGCTCTGTCGCGAACTGCGCGCCGGCAAGCACAAGACGACGCCCATCGTGCTGCTGACGGCACGAAGCGACGAGACGGACAGGATCGTCGGCCTCGAGATGGGCGCGGACGACTATCTCGTGAAACCATTCGCAGCGCGCGAGCTGCTCGCCCGGATCAAGGCCGTGCTCCGTCGGACCCGAATGCTGCCGCCCAATCTGCAGGTCACCGAGGTCGCCCAGTTGCTGACCTTCGGGGCATGGCAGCTCGATACCACCGCCCGGCATCTGCTCGACGCGACGGGAACCGTGGTGGCACTGAGCGGCGCGGAATACCGGTTGCTGCGGGTGTTTCTCGACCATCCCCAGCGGGTCCTGTCGCGCGACCAGCTCCTCAACCTCACGCAGGGCCGCGAGGCGGAGCTCTTCGACCGGTCCATCGACCTGCTGGTGAGCCGCTTGCGGCAGCGCCTCCGGGACGATGCGCGCGAGCCGACCTACATCAAGACGGTCCGGAGCGAGGGCTACGTCTTCGCGATGCCGATCACGATCGCGAAGACGCGAAGTTGA
- a CDS encoding sensor histidine kinase: METFRRIRAWTRSLRTRLFLILLAGLVVAHGLSFAVLFLERYVSARAVMLTTLQRDVAVSIALLDRLPAAERPDWIPMLDRRTYRYELGPGLPGKPELSARAGAIADEIRQAVGPRFAVRIEAIPGHRERLQAHAVLSDGAPVTIDVTPELMPLAFWLPAVLLAQLLLLIGCIWFAVRLAIRPFMQFADAANSFEPGGKHARFAERGPIEVVRAATAFNAMQDRIARHLDERVRILAAISHDLQTPITRMKLRAEMADDSSERELLLRDLGAIEALVREGIAYARSVHGEVEQPARIDIRAFVESIVFDYQDSGQDVASLATQEATVVTRPHALRRILTNLIDNALKFAGRAEVDLEAADGKIVISVLDRGPGIPPDKLDAVLQPFVRLEQSRNRDTGGTGLGLAIAHQLTMAINGSLSLQNREGGGLMAKVMFPSGSVSRPV, from the coding sequence ATGGAGACGTTTCGACGAATCCGAGCCTGGACACGGAGCCTGCGAACCCGGCTGTTCCTGATCCTCCTGGCGGGTTTGGTGGTCGCGCACGGGCTCTCCTTCGCGGTCCTTTTTCTGGAGCGCTATGTCTCGGCGCGAGCGGTGATGCTGACCACGTTGCAGCGCGATGTCGCGGTATCGATCGCGCTGCTCGACAGGCTGCCGGCTGCCGAGCGGCCGGACTGGATCCCGATGCTGGATCGGCGGACCTACCGGTACGAGCTCGGCCCCGGCCTGCCGGGGAAGCCGGAGCTCTCCGCCCGGGCAGGCGCCATCGCCGACGAGATTCGCCAAGCGGTCGGTCCGCGCTTCGCCGTCCGGATCGAAGCCATTCCGGGACATCGTGAGCGGCTCCAGGCGCATGCTGTCCTGAGCGATGGCGCGCCCGTGACGATCGACGTCACGCCCGAGCTGATGCCGCTGGCGTTTTGGCTTCCCGCCGTGCTGCTTGCCCAGCTCCTGTTGCTGATCGGATGCATCTGGTTTGCCGTCCGGCTCGCGATCAGGCCGTTCATGCAGTTCGCCGACGCGGCGAATTCATTCGAGCCGGGCGGGAAACACGCGCGCTTCGCAGAGCGCGGGCCCATCGAAGTGGTCCGGGCGGCGACGGCCTTCAACGCCATGCAGGATCGGATCGCCCGTCATCTGGACGAGCGCGTCCGGATCCTCGCCGCCATATCGCACGATCTCCAGACGCCGATCACCCGCATGAAGCTGCGCGCTGAAATGGCGGATGACAGTTCGGAGAGAGAGCTTCTCCTTCGGGATCTCGGTGCGATCGAGGCATTGGTTCGCGAGGGCATCGCTTATGCGCGCAGTGTCCATGGGGAGGTCGAACAGCCGGCCCGAATCGACATCCGCGCGTTCGTCGAGAGCATCGTGTTCGATTACCAGGATTCCGGGCAGGACGTTGCGTCCCTGGCGACGCAAGAGGCGACGGTCGTGACACGCCCGCACGCGCTGCGCCGCATCCTCACCAACCTGATCGACAACGCTCTCAAGTTTGCCGGCCGGGCCGAGGTCGACCTGGAGGCAGCCGACGGCAAGATCGTCATCTCGGTCCTCGACAGGGGGCCGGGAATCCCGCCCGACAAGCTCGATGCCGTGCTGCAGCCCTTCGTCCGCCTGGAGCAGTCGCGCAACCGCGACACGGGCGGCACCGGCCTCGGTCTTGCCATTGCCCACCAACTCACGATGGCCATCAATGGATCTCTCAGCTTGCAGAACAGAGAGGGTGGCGGCCTCATGGCCAAGGTGATGTTTCCCTCTGGGAGCGTTAGCCGACCGGTCTGA
- a CDS encoding NAD(P)H-dependent flavin oxidoreductase, translating into MTSVSQSRLLDLLGIELPVIQVPMAGATTPEMVIAVSEAGGLGSLPSAQYTEVDLRAALDRVLAGTRRPINLNFFCHANPAEDAARQSAWLARLAGYYAEAGLDPGMPKAQSGRTPFDAAACAVVEAYRPEVVSFHFGLPDAALFDRVKRTGAKVLASATIVAEARWLAERGVDAVIAMGAEAGGHRGSFLTEDMSQQIGTLALVPQVVDAVSVPVIAAGGIADRRGVQAAFALGAAAVQVGTADLFTPEAKISEIHRRALHAPDRPTAIANLFTGRPARGLVTRLMADLGPLSDLAPAFPTAGTALGPLRKAAEAAGRDDFSQLWAGQSFPLSRPMSAAALTRLLAGAIGIRPVG; encoded by the coding sequence ATGACGAGCGTCAGTCAGTCGAGACTTCTGGATCTCCTCGGCATCGAGCTGCCGGTCATCCAGGTGCCGATGGCGGGTGCAACGACGCCCGAGATGGTCATCGCGGTGAGTGAGGCCGGCGGTCTCGGTTCGCTGCCGAGCGCGCAATACACGGAGGTCGATCTCCGGGCGGCCCTGGACCGGGTTCTCGCCGGCACCCGAAGGCCGATCAATCTCAACTTCTTCTGCCATGCGAACCCGGCCGAGGATGCCGCACGGCAATCCGCCTGGCTTGCGCGTCTCGCCGGGTACTATGCCGAGGCCGGTCTCGACCCGGGAATGCCGAAGGCGCAGAGCGGACGCACGCCGTTCGATGCCGCGGCCTGCGCTGTCGTGGAAGCGTATCGGCCCGAGGTCGTCAGCTTTCATTTCGGGCTGCCCGATGCTGCGCTGTTCGATCGGGTGAAGCGTACAGGGGCCAAGGTTCTCGCCTCTGCGACCATTGTGGCCGAGGCACGCTGGCTCGCCGAGCGTGGGGTCGACGCCGTCATCGCGATGGGAGCGGAGGCGGGTGGGCATCGCGGCAGCTTTCTGACGGAAGACATGTCTCAGCAGATCGGCACCCTCGCGCTCGTCCCGCAGGTCGTCGATGCCGTGTCCGTCCCGGTCATCGCCGCCGGCGGCATCGCCGATCGACGCGGGGTCCAGGCGGCCTTCGCGCTGGGCGCAGCCGCCGTGCAGGTCGGCACCGCCGATCTCTTCACACCTGAGGCGAAGATCTCGGAGATCCATCGCAGGGCGCTCCATGCGCCCGACAGACCGACGGCGATCGCCAACCTGTTCACCGGCCGGCCGGCGCGAGGCTTGGTCACTCGGCTGATGGCGGATCTCGGCCCCCTGTCCGATCTCGCTCCGGCCTTCCCGACGGCCGGCACGGCGCTTGGACCGCTGCGGAAAGCTGCCGAGGCTGCGGGTCGCGACGACTTCAGCCAGCTCTGGGCCGGGCAGTCCTTCCCGCTCTCAAGGCCGATGTCCGCGGCTGCGCTGACGCGGCTGCTTGCCGGCGCGATTGGGATCAGACCGGTCGGCTAA
- a CDS encoding tautomerase family protein: MPIVTIQVTREGSAPGRSSVTAEEKASLIAGVSQLLLDVLHKPLDSTFVVIEEVELENWGWGGLPVAEFRKQRRPR; the protein is encoded by the coding sequence ATGCCGATCGTCACCATCCAGGTCACCAGGGAAGGCTCCGCTCCAGGCCGCTCGTCCGTGACGGCTGAGGAGAAGGCGTCGCTGATCGCCGGTGTCAGTCAGCTTCTGCTCGACGTTCTGCACAAGCCCCTCGATTCGACCTTCGTCGTGATCGAGGAGGTCGAGCTGGAGAACTGGGGCTGGGGCGGCCTGCCGGTGGCCGAGTTCCGGAAGCAGCGGCGACCCCGGTGA
- a CDS encoding SDR family NAD(P)-dependent oxidoreductase has protein sequence MSTDRKVAIVTGASQGIGAGLVTAFRNRDYRVIATSRSIQQTGDPDIVAVRGDIGDPETAEAVTREAISRFGRIDTLVNNAGIFIAKPFTEYTAEDFESKIATNLAGFFYITQRVAAEMLKQGSGHIVSITTSLVDQATSSVPTVLANLTKGGINSATKALAIEYATKGIRVNAVAPGIIKTPMHSPQAHEFLAALHPMKQMGEIKDIVDAIMFLDSAGFVTGEILHVDGGQSAGR, from the coding sequence ATGAGCACCGATCGGAAAGTCGCGATCGTCACAGGCGCGTCGCAAGGTATCGGAGCCGGTCTGGTCACGGCGTTTCGGAATCGCGACTACCGCGTCATTGCCACGTCTCGCTCGATCCAGCAGACCGGCGACCCCGATATCGTGGCGGTCCGTGGCGACATCGGCGATCCGGAGACCGCCGAGGCCGTGACCCGGGAGGCGATCTCTCGCTTCGGACGGATCGACACGCTCGTCAACAACGCCGGTATCTTCATCGCCAAGCCGTTCACCGAGTACACGGCGGAGGACTTCGAGAGCAAGATCGCGACCAACCTCGCCGGCTTCTTCTACATCACGCAGCGGGTCGCGGCCGAGATGCTGAAGCAGGGTTCCGGCCACATCGTCAGCATCACGACGAGCCTCGTCGATCAGGCAACCAGCAGCGTGCCGACCGTGCTCGCCAATCTCACCAAGGGCGGCATCAACTCGGCAACCAAGGCCCTGGCGATCGAGTACGCCACGAAGGGCATCCGCGTGAACGCCGTCGCTCCCGGTATCATCAAGACACCGATGCATTCACCGCAGGCCCACGAGTTCCTGGCCGCGCTCCATCCGATGAAGCAGATGGGTGAGATCAAGGACATCGTGGACGCCATCATGTTCCTGGACTCCGCCGGCTTCGTGACCGGCGAAATCCTGCACGTCGATGGCGGCCAGAGCGCCGGACGCTAG
- a CDS encoding LysR family transcriptional regulator, translating to MDRIDAMRVFVAALDEGSLAGAGRLLGRSPAAVSRAIAFLERQVGAPLLHRTTRAIKLSEIGERYAAACRRVLVDLQEAEMVAAGEQAAPRGTLTITAPPISGEEILRPIVDAFLEAFPTVSVNLLLLDRNANLVEEGIDVALRVAELPDSSMVAVRVGGGVKRVVVASPRYLAMHPRIEQPSDLAKHRIVTTAHFGQDAWVFPPAAGSPIGRSIHFKPRLVVNSVRAALGAAVGGLGVTRLYTYHVAERVHDGSLQRLLRDAEPPAMPVNLLMPQGRMSVPKVRAFIDFAAPRLRAEFARLSAEAVAPTP from the coding sequence ATGGATCGGATCGATGCCATGAGGGTCTTCGTCGCCGCCCTGGATGAGGGGAGTCTCGCCGGGGCGGGGCGGCTGCTCGGCCGATCGCCCGCAGCGGTCAGCAGGGCCATTGCGTTCCTCGAGCGGCAGGTCGGCGCTCCTCTGCTTCACCGCACCACCCGCGCCATCAAGCTGAGCGAGATCGGTGAGCGCTATGCGGCCGCCTGCCGCCGTGTTCTCGTCGATCTGCAGGAGGCCGAGATGGTCGCCGCGGGCGAGCAAGCCGCGCCGCGGGGGACCTTGACCATCACGGCGCCCCCGATCAGCGGCGAGGAGATCCTGCGCCCCATCGTCGATGCCTTTCTCGAAGCTTTCCCGACCGTATCGGTCAATCTCCTCCTGCTCGACCGAAACGCCAATCTGGTCGAGGAAGGGATCGATGTCGCACTGCGCGTCGCCGAGCTGCCGGACTCCTCCATGGTGGCCGTGCGCGTCGGTGGCGGCGTGAAGCGTGTCGTCGTCGCGTCTCCGCGCTATCTCGCCATGCATCCGCGGATCGAGCAGCCGAGCGACCTCGCCAAACATCGCATCGTGACCACCGCACATTTTGGGCAGGATGCCTGGGTGTTTCCGCCTGCAGCGGGAAGCCCGATCGGTCGGTCGATCCATTTCAAGCCGCGCCTGGTGGTCAACAGCGTGCGTGCGGCGCTCGGCGCGGCGGTCGGCGGGCTCGGCGTGACGCGGCTGTACACCTACCACGTGGCCGAGCGCGTCCATGACGGGTCGTTGCAGCGGCTGCTGCGGGATGCCGAGCCGCCGGCCATGCCGGTCAATCTTCTCATGCCGCAAGGGCGCATGTCCGTCCCCAAGGTGCGCGCCTTCATCGACTTCGCGGCTCCCCGCCTGCGCGCGGAGTTCGCCAGGCTGTCCGCCGAGGCGGTTGCGCCGACCCCCTGA
- a CDS encoding FAD-binding monooxygenase: MQFYLDGYNPGDPDILAAAPGAENQPAGLPETVDVLIVGAGPAGMLLAAQLSTFPSISTRIIDRRDGPLQVGQADGVACRTVEMFEAFGLSEKLVRESYWVNETVFWRPSPDDRSTITRTGRVQDTEDGLSEFPHLIVNQARLLQHLSDYMLKAPTRLVPDYGLEFVTLTIEPEGDYPVVVTVRDVGSGAETSIRARYVVGCDGARSRVRDAIGAEPRGDFANHAWGVVDMLAVTDFPDIRLKAAIQSADEGNILLIPREGGYLVRLYVDLGEIDPNNRDAFRLNTQEMVIETAQRVLRPYTLDVRDVAWFAVYQVGQRVTDRFDDVPADEAGSRLPHVFIAGDACHTHSAKAGQGMNVSMQDTFNLGWKLIAVLEGRAKPELLRTYTTERHAIAQGLIDFDKEWSKIMASPPTDPAHPELGGVDPAELQAYFVKSGRYTAGVATHYPPATVLTAAATHQALAAGFPVGMRFHSAPVVRLADARPMQLGHAARADGAWRIYAFADASGQRVRALMRFLAESENSPIRRFTPEGASIDSVIDVRAIFQQGHRDLKVEELPALLLPRKGRFGLIDYEKAYTPDLKTGPDIFDLRGIDRGTGAMVVVRPDQHVANVLPLDAHDDLAAFFGRFLLDRR; encoded by the coding sequence ATGCAGTTCTATCTCGACGGCTACAATCCTGGCGACCCCGACATTCTCGCCGCCGCACCGGGCGCCGAGAACCAACCGGCGGGTCTGCCCGAGACCGTCGACGTCCTCATCGTCGGCGCCGGCCCGGCCGGGATGCTGCTGGCCGCGCAACTCTCGACTTTCCCCAGCATCAGCACGCGCATCATCGACCGCCGCGACGGTCCGCTCCAGGTGGGGCAGGCAGACGGCGTGGCGTGCCGCACGGTCGAGATGTTCGAAGCCTTCGGCCTGAGCGAGAAGCTGGTCCGCGAGTCCTACTGGGTCAACGAAACCGTGTTCTGGCGTCCCTCGCCGGACGACCGCTCCACAATCACGCGCACCGGTCGCGTGCAGGACACCGAGGACGGCCTGTCTGAATTTCCCCACCTGATCGTGAACCAGGCCCGCCTGCTGCAGCACCTGTCGGACTACATGCTGAAGGCGCCGACGCGACTGGTGCCTGATTACGGCCTGGAGTTCGTCACGCTGACGATCGAACCCGAGGGCGATTACCCGGTCGTGGTCACGGTGCGTGACGTGGGCAGCGGGGCGGAGACCTCGATCCGCGCCCGCTACGTCGTCGGCTGCGACGGCGCGCGCAGCCGCGTGCGGGATGCGATCGGCGCCGAGCCGCGCGGGGACTTCGCCAACCACGCCTGGGGCGTCGTGGACATGCTCGCCGTCACCGACTTCCCGGATATCCGGCTCAAGGCCGCGATCCAGTCGGCGGACGAGGGCAACATCCTCCTCATCCCGCGCGAAGGCGGCTACCTGGTTCGGCTTTACGTCGATCTCGGCGAGATCGACCCGAACAATCGCGACGCGTTCCGGCTGAATACGCAGGAGATGGTGATCGAGACCGCCCAACGCGTGCTGCGCCCGTACACGCTGGACGTACGCGATGTCGCGTGGTTCGCGGTCTACCAGGTCGGCCAGCGCGTCACCGACCGGTTCGACGATGTCCCGGCGGACGAGGCCGGATCTCGCCTGCCCCACGTCTTCATCGCGGGCGATGCCTGCCACACCCACAGCGCCAAGGCCGGCCAGGGCATGAACGTGTCCATGCAGGACACGTTCAACCTTGGTTGGAAGCTCATCGCGGTTCTCGAGGGGCGCGCCAAGCCGGAGCTCCTTCGCACCTACACCACCGAGCGCCACGCGATCGCTCAGGGCCTGATCGACTTCGACAAGGAATGGTCGAAGATCATGGCCTCGCCGCCGACGGATCCGGCGCATCCGGAGCTCGGCGGCGTCGACCCTGCGGAGCTGCAGGCCTATTTCGTCAAGTCGGGCCGGTACACGGCCGGGGTGGCGACGCATTATCCGCCGGCGACCGTTCTCACCGCCGCGGCGACCCACCAGGCGCTTGCCGCGGGCTTCCCGGTCGGCATGCGGTTCCACTCGGCGCCCGTCGTGCGCCTCGCCGACGCCAGGCCGATGCAGCTCGGCCACGCGGCCCGGGCCGATGGCGCCTGGCGCATCTACGCCTTCGCCGACGCGAGCGGACAGCGGGTGCGCGCGCTCATGCGCTTCCTCGCGGAGTCCGAAAACTCGCCGATCCGCCGGTTCACCCCGGAGGGGGCGAGCATCGACAGCGTCATCGACGTGCGGGCGATCTTCCAGCAGGGCCATCGCGATCTGAAGGTCGAGGAGCTGCCCGCGCTGCTGCTCCCGCGCAAGGGACGGTTCGGCCTGATCGACTACGAGAAGGCCTACACGCCCGACCTCAAGACCGGCCCCGACATCTTCGACCTGCGCGGCATCGACCGTGGGACCGGAGCGATGGTGGTGGTCCGTCCGGACCAGCACGTGGCGAACGTGCTCCCGCTCGATGCGCACGACGACCTCGCCGCCTTCTTCGGACGGTTCCTGCTTGATCGTCGCTGA
- a CDS encoding MarR family winged helix-turn-helix transcriptional regulator yields the protein MSDLYSMPGHLFRRIHQISSAIFAEECAASGLTSVQYAALTAIRENPEVDATRLSSLIAFDRSTLGDVLERLEAKGWILRSPSPSDKRVKLLRLSPAGLQVLSDVEPAVRRVQQRLLEPLDPSERAKMVRLLAQLVNLHNHVTGTLDAAK from the coding sequence ATGAGCGATCTCTACTCGATGCCCGGCCACTTGTTCCGCCGTATTCACCAGATTTCATCGGCGATCTTCGCCGAGGAATGTGCCGCGTCCGGTCTGACCTCGGTTCAGTACGCCGCGCTGACCGCGATACGCGAGAACCCCGAGGTGGATGCCACGCGGTTGTCGTCCCTGATCGCGTTCGACCGCTCGACGCTCGGTGACGTGCTGGAGCGCCTGGAGGCGAAGGGCTGGATCCTTCGCAGCCCGAGCCCGAGCGACAAACGGGTCAAGCTGCTGCGCCTCTCGCCGGCCGGCCTGCAGGTGCTCAGCGACGTGGAACCCGCGGTCCGTCGCGTCCAGCAACGGCTTCTCGAGCCGCTCGATCCCAGCGAGAGAGCCAAGATGGTGCGGTTGCTCGCGCAGCTCGTCAATCTGCACAATCACGTGACGGGTACGCTGGACGCGGCGAAATAG